In Marinomonas posidonica IVIA-Po-181, a single window of DNA contains:
- a CDS encoding DUF58 domain-containing protein, producing MSGLLSPSSPELKEVDFAQLGHYAKHLGRAPRAKHFALTSGERHAHVKGQGLEMLELRAYQASDDLRHIDWRVTARTGQAQTRLYAQENEHQRLLLMDLSNEAYFGTKYSFISTRFVQLAGILAWRTKQQGDKLAYRLCFGGQDIWQQTTPLLAKLFQPLSQASSIGSRGHSVSSLQILSPNLISLKARNKDVIILTDKQQLSRPETLYLKQLAQHNKVFWVQIVDANTFKLAPGQYQIKSTSDEALVNISERSSTLAQQAFLRQNQQLKKQLNQLDIQHLVFDLSEPPESIARYLLSLGAIG from the coding sequence ATGAGTGGTCTTTTATCCCCTTCTTCACCTGAATTAAAAGAAGTTGATTTTGCCCAACTAGGGCATTACGCCAAACACCTTGGACGAGCACCACGAGCAAAGCACTTCGCCCTAACCAGTGGCGAACGTCATGCTCATGTAAAAGGACAAGGGCTTGAAATGCTGGAGCTTCGTGCTTATCAAGCCAGTGATGATTTACGCCATATCGATTGGCGAGTCACAGCGCGCACAGGACAAGCTCAGACCCGTCTCTATGCACAAGAGAATGAGCACCAAAGATTGCTGCTTATGGATCTCTCAAACGAAGCGTATTTCGGCACAAAATACAGCTTTATTTCGACTCGTTTTGTTCAGTTGGCGGGGATTTTAGCTTGGCGCACAAAACAACAAGGCGACAAATTGGCCTATCGTCTGTGCTTTGGTGGCCAAGACATTTGGCAGCAGACAACGCCCCTGTTAGCAAAACTGTTCCAACCCTTATCGCAAGCCAGTTCAATAGGATCACGCGGTCATTCGGTGTCCTCGCTACAAATACTGTCGCCGAACCTGATCAGTCTAAAAGCACGCAACAAAGATGTGATCATTTTAACCGATAAGCAACAACTCAGTCGGCCTGAAACTCTTTATTTAAAGCAACTAGCCCAACACAACAAGGTTTTTTGGGTGCAGATAGTAGACGCCAATACCTTTAAACTCGCTCCGGGCCAATATCAGATTAAAAGCACCTCTGACGAGGCCCTAGTCAATATCAGTGAACGCAGTTCAACTCTGGCTCAGCAAGCTTTTCTAAGGCAAAATCAGCAGCTCAAGAAACAGCTCAATCAGCTTGATATCCAGCATCTGGTTTTCGACTTATCAGAGCCCCCCGAAAGCATCGCTCGATATTTACTGTCATTGGGAGCCATTGGATAA
- a CDS encoding DUF4381 domain-containing protein gives MTKSTPIDLPNKGYLLPDAVAMWPPAWWTWLVLAMLCILLIGTLLKLLKRHKKRAYRREALGILKQQTSNQIDNSHIILCHELIRRCLISAGQEQQAALSSRELIPSLDQHMSKKHNFAQLGEAFIVAPYQANTKVSAKEIQKMLTTTCYWIRKHHA, from the coding sequence ATGACCAAATCTACACCAATAGACTTACCCAACAAAGGCTATTTACTGCCCGATGCGGTTGCCATGTGGCCACCCGCTTGGTGGACTTGGCTTGTGCTTGCCATGCTCTGCATACTGTTAATTGGCACTCTATTAAAGCTATTAAAGCGTCATAAGAAGCGAGCCTATCGACGGGAAGCTCTGGGCATTTTAAAACAACAAACAAGCAACCAAATAGACAACAGCCATATTATTTTGTGTCACGAGCTGATTCGACGCTGCCTTATCAGTGCTGGCCAAGAACAACAAGCGGCTTTAAGTAGCCGAGAGTTGATACCCTCTTTAGATCAGCATATGAGCAAAAAACACAACTTCGCTCAGCTTGGTGAAGCCTTTATCGTCGCACCATATCAAGCCAACACAAAAGTCAGTGCCAAAGAGATTCAGAAAATGCTAACAACAACTTGTTATTGGATAAGGAAGCACCATGCTTGA
- a CDS encoding VWA domain-containing protein: MLELVWPWFLIALPVPLLARWLSSAKPNGDVLWWAQSQHFIQHQDKTTTSGQAILGKSFLWLAWLLLVMAISRPTWVGEPTQVTPSGRDLLIALDLSGSMKITDMTLNQQTADRLQAAKEVLADFIKKRRGDRIGIIVFGTKAFLQAPLSFDTKTINQLVQEAQIGFAGQRTAIGDAIGLGIKRLEDKPSDQKVLILMTDGANTAGRVQPSQAAAFAASQDVRIHTIGIGADSMLVRGFFGPKEVNPSSDLDEDLLKDIAKQTGGQYFRAKSTEDLQHIYQQLDEMEPTPSEEVWQRPITTLFHWLALFAILSFTASFALNKRFYFSVRERT; encoded by the coding sequence ATGCTTGAGCTTGTTTGGCCTTGGTTCCTTATTGCATTGCCCGTTCCATTATTGGCTCGCTGGCTGTCTAGCGCCAAACCAAACGGCGATGTTCTCTGGTGGGCGCAATCTCAACACTTTATTCAACACCAAGACAAGACCACAACGTCTGGTCAAGCCATCTTAGGAAAAAGCTTTTTATGGTTGGCTTGGTTACTGTTAGTCATGGCCATCAGTCGCCCCACTTGGGTTGGGGAACCCACGCAAGTGACGCCATCTGGACGCGATTTATTAATTGCCTTAGATTTATCAGGCAGCATGAAAATCACCGATATGACACTCAACCAACAAACCGCTGATCGCTTACAAGCTGCCAAAGAGGTGCTTGCTGACTTTATAAAGAAACGTCGTGGCGATCGCATTGGCATCATCGTCTTTGGTACTAAAGCGTTTCTTCAGGCTCCTCTAAGCTTTGACACCAAAACCATTAATCAACTTGTACAAGAAGCTCAAATTGGTTTTGCTGGGCAAAGAACCGCCATTGGTGATGCCATTGGTTTGGGCATTAAGCGCCTAGAAGACAAACCTTCCGATCAAAAAGTCTTGATTCTAATGACCGATGGCGCCAACACAGCGGGACGAGTTCAACCCAGCCAAGCCGCCGCATTTGCAGCCTCACAAGATGTCCGCATTCATACCATAGGGATTGGAGCAGACAGCATGTTGGTACGAGGTTTTTTTGGTCCAAAAGAAGTCAATCCATCCAGCGACCTTGATGAAGACTTATTAAAGGACATTGCCAAGCAAACAGGTGGCCAATATTTTCGCGCCAAAAGCACCGAAGATTTACAACACATCTATCAACAACTGGATGAAATGGAGCCAACCCCTTCGGAAGAGGTTTGGCAACGCCCTATAACCACGCTATTTCATTGGCTTGCCTTATTCGCCATTTTAAGTTTTACCGCTTCGTTCGCGCTTAATAAGAGATTCTATTTCAGTGTTAGGGAGCGAACATGA
- a CDS encoding VWA domain-containing protein produces MTLFDILHFERPWWLFFIPMTLLLAMLFDSKRAQQKQLNQLVDDHLLPYLQESSPQPSINKWLGVICLSLCWIGLTGISWQQSPHKMYISTQKTIFVVDQSLSMYATDIKPNRQTQLKQTVRDILEYSQGGDMALVAYAGDSYVISPFSQDKETIIHFLLALEPIIMPVYGNRLSQAIETALTLNKPTSPLHLIVLTDDLADRDKNDIPDLLDDQNVRLDLIAFGTDKGGPIKLPNGRILKKAGQTIIPSTPLAALEDFTNDLGGHFYHGRLKQLDLQQINQIQPQQSQNKQADNKSIVWQDQGHWFALPFLVWLAYQFRRGVLFLLLIGILSSPSKPLHASPLDWFKTSDQQAQQAVDQGDWQTAEKLFKRPDWQAASSYALEKYDQTIKLLEQTNRNAADNYNLGNAYALAGQTDKAIQSYEKALEQDPKLTAAKENLDYLKQQQKDHQPQQKTKAPSPKNDQHQGQDKQEKSSDGEESTPPNNSNDTKKSNKTNETQDKDKSPKDNEQSETDNNQSAQANSQQSMESKQALEQWLRQIQDDPGTLLQRKLEYLHQEKRNQNLLLQEDGINPW; encoded by the coding sequence ATGACACTCTTCGATATTCTCCACTTTGAGCGACCATGGTGGCTCTTTTTTATTCCGATGACGCTATTATTGGCAATGCTCTTCGATAGCAAAAGAGCGCAACAAAAACAGTTAAACCAGTTGGTAGATGATCATTTACTACCCTATTTACAGGAAAGCTCTCCACAGCCTTCAATTAACAAATGGCTCGGCGTGATTTGCTTATCACTTTGCTGGATCGGCTTAACTGGAATCAGTTGGCAACAATCGCCTCATAAAATGTACATCAGCACTCAAAAAACCATCTTTGTTGTCGATCAATCTCTCTCCATGTACGCGACGGACATCAAGCCCAATCGCCAAACACAATTAAAACAAACCGTCCGCGATATTCTAGAGTACAGCCAGGGTGGTGATATGGCATTGGTCGCCTATGCTGGAGACAGTTATGTCATTAGCCCATTTAGCCAAGACAAAGAGACCATCATACATTTCCTACTGGCTTTAGAACCCATTATCATGCCTGTCTATGGCAACCGTTTAAGTCAAGCCATTGAAACCGCCTTGACCTTAAACAAACCAACATCTCCCTTACACCTTATCGTCTTAACCGATGATCTTGCTGATAGAGATAAGAATGACATTCCGGACCTGTTAGACGATCAAAATGTCAGATTGGACCTGATTGCCTTTGGTACAGATAAAGGCGGTCCAATCAAATTACCTAATGGCCGCATACTAAAAAAAGCGGGGCAGACCATCATTCCAAGCACACCATTAGCAGCATTAGAAGATTTCACTAATGACCTCGGCGGGCATTTTTACCATGGCCGCTTAAAGCAACTGGATTTGCAACAGATCAACCAAATCCAGCCACAACAAAGTCAAAATAAACAGGCCGATAACAAAAGCATCGTTTGGCAAGACCAAGGCCACTGGTTTGCTTTGCCCTTTTTAGTTTGGCTAGCTTATCAATTCCGTCGAGGCGTGCTTTTTCTTTTATTGATCGGCATTCTTTCCTCACCAAGCAAGCCATTGCACGCCTCCCCTCTTGATTGGTTTAAAACATCAGACCAACAAGCACAACAGGCCGTAGATCAAGGCGATTGGCAAACCGCTGAAAAACTGTTTAAGCGGCCAGACTGGCAAGCAGCCTCGTCATACGCACTGGAGAAATACGACCAGACCATTAAGCTATTAGAGCAAACAAATCGCAATGCCGCCGATAACTACAATCTAGGCAATGCCTATGCGCTTGCTGGCCAAACAGACAAAGCCATACAGTCTTATGAAAAAGCACTCGAGCAAGACCCAAAACTTACAGCAGCGAAAGAGAATCTCGACTATTTAAAGCAGCAACAAAAAGACCATCAACCACAACAAAAGACTAAAGCCCCTTCCCCTAAAAACGATCAACACCAAGGACAGGACAAACAAGAAAAATCATCTGATGGCGAAGAATCCACACCTCCAAACAACTCAAATGACACAAAAAAGTCTAACAAAACGAACGAAACACAAGACAAAGACAAATCACCAAAGGATAATGAACAATCAGAGACGGACAACAATCAGTCTGCTCAAGCAAATTCTCAGCAAAGCATGGAAAGCAAACAAGCTCTGGAACAGTGGTTACGTCAGATCCAAGACGACCCAGGTACCTTACTACAGCGCAAGCTAGAGTATTTGCATCAAGAAAAACGTAATCAAAATCTATTATTGCAAGAGGATGGGATAAACCCATGGTAA
- a CDS encoding BatD family protein, with the protein MVSQSQFTLFQSRLRYALQSCLVISLLIATPSLYAASVIASLNKDVVTENSLVQLTLRADFSDTGNGPELSPLQKDFEILGKSQNSQFSFNLGTTKALNFWVVSLMPKSVGTLEIPPIKIGEHQSQAIKLQVKSAPQLLDDNGNPPVIMKLQASEVEPYLQQQVILSVKLYTSVALQNANRSVPAQPNLVIERLIDDQMNYETINGTQYQVITREYLSFPQRSGPMTIPPQSVQAMINTSSGRKLIKVQSEPLNLQVLPIPASYTADSWLPSEAVTISTKLSAATDAPRVGDTLMWDINVRAKGSLPEQIPTLDFNSTRQYKLYPQPPKFSNQKTAIGVTGEQNIQVEVVPTAEGELVLPNIDIAYWDTKTRQIAHASAATKGIVIAALPTGQATASKPNIDTSPLPAQPSSTAPISLVKKPESEKQQIQNEEKAIPLTSQQQENLPLSFRDWLIYALLTVASLLLLAGLYKRFKKSETELSAEAHVPTLQEFAPLSTPDEASAFKILIQCCQQNQLSELRSNLLEWARHRWGDQEIRTLDDIKRLTSVQVTQLLMEAELMMYSKNPMHQWQGNPLADALEEYSSGQAKPSQASQLKALYPNF; encoded by the coding sequence ATGGTAAGTCAGTCACAATTCACTTTATTCCAGTCACGCCTAAGATATGCATTGCAATCTTGTCTGGTCATAAGTCTGTTGATTGCCACCCCCTCACTTTATGCCGCCAGCGTAATTGCCAGTCTCAACAAAGACGTTGTTACTGAAAACTCACTCGTACAACTTACTCTGAGAGCCGATTTCAGCGACACGGGAAACGGCCCTGAACTGTCTCCCCTACAAAAGGATTTCGAAATCCTAGGAAAAAGCCAAAACAGTCAATTTAGTTTCAACCTTGGCACCACCAAAGCACTCAACTTCTGGGTGGTTTCATTAATGCCAAAATCGGTTGGCACCCTCGAAATTCCTCCCATTAAAATTGGTGAGCATCAGTCGCAAGCCATTAAATTACAGGTAAAAAGTGCCCCCCAACTATTGGATGACAATGGCAATCCACCTGTTATCATGAAACTACAGGCATCCGAAGTTGAGCCTTATCTACAACAACAAGTGATCTTAAGCGTTAAGCTCTATACTTCCGTTGCCTTACAAAACGCCAACCGCTCAGTGCCTGCTCAACCAAACCTAGTCATTGAACGCCTCATTGATGACCAAATGAATTACGAAACCATCAATGGTACTCAATATCAGGTCATCACTCGCGAATACCTTAGCTTCCCTCAGCGCAGTGGCCCAATGACCATACCGCCGCAAAGCGTTCAAGCCATGATCAATACGTCTTCGGGACGTAAGCTCATCAAGGTACAAAGTGAACCACTAAATTTACAAGTTCTGCCCATTCCAGCCAGTTACACCGCCGATTCTTGGCTACCCAGTGAAGCGGTAACGATAAGCACCAAACTCAGCGCCGCTACTGATGCCCCGAGAGTTGGCGACACCCTCATGTGGGATATCAATGTTCGTGCAAAAGGCTCATTACCTGAACAAATACCAACCTTGGATTTCAACAGCACCCGCCAATATAAGCTGTATCCTCAACCGCCTAAATTTAGCAATCAAAAAACGGCCATAGGCGTAACAGGGGAACAAAACATTCAGGTTGAAGTCGTGCCAACCGCTGAAGGCGAACTCGTTCTTCCGAACATCGACATTGCCTATTGGGATACAAAAACACGCCAGATTGCTCATGCCAGCGCCGCGACAAAAGGCATCGTTATTGCCGCTTTGCCGACAGGACAAGCCACAGCAAGTAAACCCAATATAGATACCTCTCCATTACCTGCGCAACCGAGCTCCACCGCACCAATCTCTTTAGTAAAGAAACCTGAGTCGGAGAAACAACAAATACAAAATGAAGAAAAAGCCATTCCGCTAACATCCCAACAACAAGAAAACCTTCCCCTTTCATTTCGTGATTGGCTTATCTATGCTCTTTTGACCGTCGCAAGCCTACTGCTGCTAGCAGGCCTGTATAAGCGCTTCAAGAAATCAGAAACCGAACTATCAGCCGAAGCTCATGTGCCGACCTTGCAGGAATTTGCCCCTTTATCAACACCCGATGAAGCAAGTGCCTTCAAGATTTTGATTCAATGCTGTCAGCAGAACCAACTTTCTGAATTACGCTCAAACCTGCTAGAATGGGCTCGCCATCGCTGGGGAGACCAAGAAATTCGCACACTGGATGACATTAAGCGATTAACCTCTGTACAGGTTACGCAATTATTAATGGAAGCCGAGCTGATGATGTACTCCAAGAATCCGATGCACCAATGGCAAGGCAATCCACTTGCTGACGCCCTTGAAGAGTACTCAAGTGGTCAAGCAAAGCCATCGCAAGCTAGTCAACTCAAGGCCCTATACCCGAATTTTTAA
- a CDS encoding Dyp-type peroxidase: MTPYQSGIIAEPSSDAFFITLNVKRSLISEFKNALAAIPELVSKVQAEFADAELHAAVGFSKLIWSELDIKQPLELDLFPSLKGPETEISPTDVDLVLHIRSMRHDASFQLSQNLFNLFSDCVELVEEVQCFLYKDSRDLTGFVDGTENPQGEQRKAVALVGDEDAHYRHGSYFNLMRFSHNLAKWHKKDLKTQEDVYGRTKVDNEEYPSAEKSPHAHTKRTSLKDQHGKSIEILRQSMPYGNLTDQGLMFASYGKSPSHFNLMLESMIMGDEQGHTDHLMKYTTAKTAQAFFMPPNSWFSKFQQ, from the coding sequence ATGACACCATATCAGTCTGGCATCATCGCAGAACCCTCTAGCGATGCGTTTTTTATCACCCTAAACGTCAAACGCTCACTGATTTCTGAATTCAAAAACGCACTAGCCGCCATTCCTGAGCTGGTGAGCAAAGTCCAAGCAGAGTTCGCCGATGCCGAATTACATGCTGCAGTAGGTTTCAGCAAACTCATTTGGTCAGAACTGGACATCAAACAACCACTAGAATTGGATCTCTTCCCATCCCTAAAAGGCCCAGAGACAGAGATTTCACCAACCGATGTCGATTTGGTTTTACACATACGCTCAATGCGTCATGACGCCAGCTTTCAACTCTCTCAAAACCTGTTCAATCTATTTAGTGATTGTGTTGAGCTGGTCGAAGAAGTTCAATGTTTCCTTTACAAAGACAGTCGTGACCTAACGGGCTTTGTCGACGGCACCGAAAACCCGCAGGGAGAGCAACGCAAGGCCGTTGCGTTAGTCGGAGATGAGGATGCACATTATCGTCATGGCTCTTATTTCAACTTGATGCGCTTTTCACATAACCTAGCCAAGTGGCATAAAAAAGATTTAAAAACCCAAGAAGACGTTTATGGTCGCACAAAAGTAGATAACGAAGAGTACCCATCTGCTGAAAAATCACCACATGCCCATACAAAACGCACTTCATTAAAAGACCAGCACGGCAAATCCATTGAAATTCTTCGCCAAAGCATGCCATACGGCAACTTAACCGATCAGGGCTTAATGTTTGCGAGTTATGGCAAGAGTCCAAGCCACTTTAATCTCATGCTAGAAAGCATGATCATGGGTGACGAACAAGGTCACACAGATCATCTAATGAAATACACCACAGCCAAAACGGCTCAAGCGTTCTTTATGCCACCTAACAGCTGGTTTAGTAAATTCCAGCAATGA
- a CDS encoding SurA N-terminal domain-containing protein, which translates to MLQDIRDKSQGIVVKIIVGFIVVTFALFGVDALVTSFNSSDKVAEVDGVEITRTQMLQGAETQRRQLISMMGSQINPALLEDNLLQRRALDELIQRAVLANQADVLGLGISDEQVNTYLLQAEQFQTNGQFDQTKYLNFLRSLGFTPLAFKERIKQDVLIQQPRNAIAGSEFVLPYQTDVVTNLQSQVRSYDYVAFSLADESEQTSATDAELQAYYDEHKEGFKTPEQVKVDYVVVSSDDFANKVNVTDAELQNAYQALVAETAPEERSASHILIETSDRSQDEAQAIAKEVEGKLASGESFASLAAEYSDDIGSKNDGGYLGYIEKGSMDEAFENTLFSMQQGDVKEAKTDYGIHLIQLDDVSKVDVPSFDSEKAQLTEKLMADKTRDALLTAHEDITDLAYASDDLQGIAKEYGVDVLQSAYFDRQGGTDDVTANAAVIAAAFGASVLEDGQNSDLIELNDDEVVVIHLNDHQPESVQSFDDVKDQVASIVIQDKAQVSLKEKALAAKTSSATQWTNVENAKRGQDEVTSLAFSLPHPEQGSVTDIKDMSNGDIALIRLNKVAVGSDPVTDEQQQAYERYLSQNQASLSTQSQQAYLTTQADIER; encoded by the coding sequence ATGCTCCAAGATATCAGAGATAAGTCACAAGGCATTGTTGTCAAGATCATTGTTGGTTTTATCGTCGTGACTTTTGCTCTATTTGGCGTTGACGCCTTGGTTACGAGTTTTAATTCATCTGATAAAGTCGCTGAGGTAGATGGGGTAGAAATCACCCGTACGCAAATGCTACAGGGTGCAGAAACACAACGCCGTCAATTGATTTCTATGATGGGAAGTCAAATTAATCCAGCTTTGTTGGAAGACAATTTATTACAGCGTCGCGCTTTGGATGAGCTGATTCAGCGCGCTGTGTTAGCCAATCAAGCTGATGTGCTTGGTTTGGGGATATCGGATGAGCAGGTAAATACCTACTTGTTGCAAGCTGAACAATTTCAAACAAACGGACAATTCGATCAAACTAAGTATCTGAATTTTCTTCGTTCTTTAGGTTTTACACCATTGGCGTTCAAAGAGCGTATTAAGCAAGATGTCTTAATCCAGCAGCCACGTAATGCCATCGCGGGTTCAGAGTTTGTATTGCCCTATCAGACAGATGTAGTGACGAATTTACAATCTCAAGTTCGTAGCTATGATTATGTTGCTTTTTCCTTGGCGGATGAATCTGAGCAAACCAGTGCAACGGACGCAGAGTTACAGGCTTACTATGATGAGCATAAAGAAGGCTTTAAAACACCTGAGCAGGTGAAAGTTGACTATGTTGTGGTATCCAGTGACGATTTTGCAAATAAGGTTAACGTGACGGATGCTGAGTTGCAAAATGCCTATCAAGCCTTGGTTGCGGAAACGGCACCGGAAGAGCGTTCAGCTTCCCATATCCTGATTGAAACCTCTGATCGTTCGCAAGATGAAGCGCAAGCTATTGCAAAAGAAGTGGAAGGGAAGTTGGCGTCAGGTGAGAGCTTTGCTAGTTTAGCCGCTGAATATTCAGATGACATTGGTTCAAAAAATGATGGCGGTTACCTAGGCTACATCGAGAAAGGCTCAATGGATGAAGCCTTTGAAAATACCTTGTTTTCTATGCAGCAGGGCGATGTGAAAGAAGCTAAAACGGACTATGGTATCCATCTTATTCAATTGGATGACGTGTCCAAAGTTGATGTGCCTAGTTTTGACTCTGAAAAAGCGCAACTGACCGAAAAATTGATGGCGGACAAAACGCGTGATGCGTTACTAACCGCTCATGAAGACATTACCGATTTGGCCTATGCGAGCGATGATCTACAAGGCATTGCTAAAGAGTACGGTGTGGATGTGTTGCAGAGTGCTTACTTTGATCGTCAAGGTGGTACGGATGACGTCACGGCTAATGCGGCTGTGATTGCGGCTGCGTTTGGTGCCTCGGTGTTAGAAGATGGTCAAAATAGTGATCTAATTGAGTTGAATGACGACGAAGTTGTTGTGATTCATTTGAATGATCATCAACCAGAGTCAGTGCAGAGCTTTGACGACGTGAAGGACCAAGTAGCGTCTATTGTCATTCAAGACAAGGCGCAGGTATCGTTGAAAGAAAAAGCCCTTGCCGCAAAGACTTCTTCAGCAACACAATGGACAAATGTTGAAAATGCCAAGCGTGGACAAGATGAAGTCACTTCATTGGCTTTCTCTTTGCCGCACCCAGAGCAAGGTTCTGTAACCGACATTAAAGACATGTCGAATGGTGATATCGCTTTGATTCGCTTAAATAAAGTAGCTGTCGGTAGTGATCCTGTCACTGACGAGCAGCAGCAAGCCTACGAGCGTTATTTGAGTCAGAATCAGGCTAGCTTGAGTACTCAGTCTCAACAGGCTTATCTGACGACTCAGGCTGATATTGAGCGTTAA
- a CDS encoding HU family DNA-binding protein, with protein MNKSELIDAIAASADLSKASASNALDATLKAIETALAKGDQVTLVGFGTFAVKERAARTGRNPQTGAEIQIKAAKVPGFKAGKGLKDAVN; from the coding sequence GTGAACAAATCTGAATTGATTGATGCTATTGCAGCGTCTGCTGATTTATCTAAAGCTTCTGCGAGCAATGCTCTTGACGCTACTTTAAAAGCAATTGAAACGGCTTTGGCAAAAGGTGACCAGGTAACACTTGTAGGTTTTGGTACTTTTGCTGTTAAAGAACGTGCCGCACGCACTGGCCGCAACCCTCAAACTGGTGCGGAAATCCAAATTAAAGCCGCTAAGGTTCCTGGCTTTAAAGCCGGCAAAGGTCTAAAAGACGCTGTAAACTAA